A window from Apostichopus japonicus isolate 1M-3 chromosome 2, ASM3797524v1, whole genome shotgun sequence encodes these proteins:
- the LOC139975939 gene encoding uncharacterized protein produces the protein MSFDLKKFIDKPSIDELNSLKKSDIIQIAKHYQVDFKTNMRKDEIKKLVAEHLVDENELEESELGDLSYVSFNEGASTLELRKLELQAQKEIKLMEIEMEKEIRLKELDLKSSAADPGSPISLVSGLHISKCLSLIPKFKEVDVDNFFCHFEKLAHSLLWPKDKWVLLIQSSFVGKAQEIYSALSLADSLDYDIVKTAVLNAYELVPEAYRQKFRNFKKQPNQTYVEFARVKETHFNHWCSSKEVQEFEELRQLMLVEEFKNCLSNEIRVHLDERQVDSLSKAAVMADDYTLTHQSFRNVTNKSHLNYVRASNPSKSYDSVNKRQSYPSRSKDDYVSSNRVDPGVPVCGYCRSKGHLMANCFKLARKREREREMSPNPLAIVDRSPHKLVTPVRTDKITRRTNEIQDEFLPFVSDGFVSLNEDLPPVKIRVLRDTGADQSLLLEGILPLSEQTSAGGDVLLQGVGCISIPVPVHNIHLQSNIVSGMVMVGVRPYLPAKGVQFLLGNDLAGGRVIVNPIVTDKPSTCDNTEQLQKEIPNLFPACAVTRAMSKKLQEVSNSDHSSFSNETNSKHRESPKKCPPKEAFHNSQAEFNLADTFLGRLYNDPDPPLGPLSSLPNGANPEQSNSVPFEVFSSDSLSREQLLLEQEKDPELTLLCDKAITEDEAENVPVCFYLKKGILMRKWRPPDVSAFDEWRVYHQVVVPKVYRSDVLSLAHETPFSGHLGVNKTYHRILNHFFWPNLKKDVSYFCRTCHTCQLVGKPNQTIPPAPLKPIPAFEEPFSRVIIDCVGPLPKTKSGNQYMLTIMCASTRFPEAIPVRDIKAKTVCKVLIKFFTLVGLPKSVQSDQGSNFMSRVFQQAMYQLNIRQVTSSAYHPQSQGALERFHQTLKSMIRTYCFENVKDWDEGVHFLMFAARESIQESLGFSPFELVFGHRVRGPLKMLKEKWMCETEDLNILDYVCKFKYRLHRACEIARENLKSAQNSMKLRYDKRAVDRSFSPGNKVLVFLPVPNSPLHARYFGPYVIHKKVSDTDYIVLTPDRRKSKRLCHINMLKKYYERNSKDNSFKITSSIVTSEVDCEDEVEGQNVPEMCIKLQNSDVMSNLDKKLCHLSTVQSEQIGSLLRDFSHLFSDSPTRTNLVYHDVDVGDSKSIKQHPYRMNPVKSKHLRDEIQYMLKHDIIEPSDSEWSSPCILVPKPDGSFRFCTDYRKVNTVTRTDSYPIPRVDDCIDRIGNARFVTKFDLLKGYWEIPLTDRAKRVSAFVTPDGLFQYKVMPFGMKNAPATFQRLLNNITASLENCEVYIDDIIVYSNSWYEHVTRIRSLFEKLTEANLTVNLVKSEIAHANVIFLGHVVGQGEVKPVKAKVEAIDKYPVPATKKQLMRFLGMAGYYRRFCRNFSDVAAPLTNLLSKSTKFVWTESCQNAFDKVKAILMSSPVLRAPNFSKQFTLATDASDFGVGAVLLQVDDHGVDHPVCYFSKKFNSHQKNYSTIEKETLSLLLGLQHFDVYLGTTSFPIIVLTDHNPLTFLQKMRNKNQRLIRWSLFLQQYNLCIKHIKGKENVIPDVLSRA, from the coding sequence ATGTCTTTCGATTTGAAAAAGTTTATCGATAAGCCATCTATTGATGAGCTAAATTCCCTTAAGAAATCTGACATTATTCAGATTGCGAAACATTATCAAGTTGACTTCAAAACAAACATGAGAAAGGATGAAATTAAGAAGTTAGTAGCAGAACATTTGGTTGATGAAAATGAATTAGAGGAATCGGAACTTGGGGATTTGTCCTATGTGAGCTTCAATGAGGGTGCAAGCACGTTAGAGTTGAGAAAATTAGAGCTACAAGCCCAAAAAGAGATTAAATTGATGGAAATTGAAATGGAGAAAGAAATCAGATTGAAGGAATTAGATTTAAAATCATCGGCTGCAGACCCTGGCTCACCCATTTCCCTGGTTTCTGGTTTACACATTAGTAAATGCTTGTCTCTAATTCCTAAGTTTAAAGAAGTTGATGTAGACaatttcttttgtcattttgagaAATTGGCGCATTCGTTGTTATGGCCAAAAGATAAATGGGTGCTGTTGATTCAAAGTTCTTTTGTTGGCAAGGCACAAGAAATTTATTCTGCATTATCTCTGGCAGATAGCCTTGATTATGATATTGTAAAAACAGCGGTTCTTAATGCTTATGAACTTGTACCTGAAGCGTATAGGCAAAAGTTTCGAAATTTCAAGAAACAACCAAATCAAACTTATGTTGAATTTGCTCGGGTGAAAGAAACTCATTTCAATCACTGGTGTTCTTCTAAAGAGGTTCAGGAATTCGAGGAACTGAGACAACTTATGCTGGTTGAAGAGTTCAAAAACTGTCTAAGTAACGAAATTAGAGTTCACCTTGATGAACGCCAAGTTGATTCTTTATCTAAAGCTGCTGTAATGGCAGACGATTATACCCTCACTCACCAATCTTTTAGAAATGTAACAAATAAGTCGCATCTTAATTATGTTAGGGCTAGTAATCCTTCCAAGTCGTATGATTCTGTTAACAAACGGCAATCATACCCAAGTCGCAGTAAAGACGACTATGTCAGCTCTAACAGGGTTGACCCTGGTGTACCTGTTTGTGGTTATTGTCGTAGTAAAGGTCACCTAATGGCAAATTGTTTCAAATTGGCTAGAAAGAGAGAACGGGAGAGGGAAATGTCACCAAATCCATTAGCAATTGTAGATAGATCACCCCATAAGCTTGTAACACCTGTGAGAACTGACAAAATTACTAGGCGTACTAATGAAATCCAAGACGAATTTTTACCATTTGTCTCTGATGGTTTTGTATCTCTTAACGAGGATCTCCCGCCAGTGAAAATTAGGGTATTACGGGACACGGGTGCTGATCAATCTCTGCTATTGGAAGGCATATTGCCACTGTCTGAACAAACATCAGCTGGCGGAGATGTATTGCttcagggggtggggtgtattTCTATTCCTGTGCCAGTTCATAACATCCATCTTCAATCAAACATTGTATCGGGTATGGTTATGGTGGGTGTTAGACCATATCTTCCTGCAAAAGGGGTGCAGTTTCTCTTAGGCAATGATTTGGCAGGTGGCAGAGTAATAGTCAATCCAATTGTCACTGACAAGCCGAGCACTTGTGATAACACAGAGCAGTTACAGAAAGAAATTCCTAATCTCTTCCCTGCATGTGCTGTGACTCGCGCTATGTCTAAAAAACTTCAAGAAGTTTCAAATTCGGATCATTCTTCCTTTTCAAACGAGACTAACTCCAAACATAGGGAGTCTCCTAAGAAATGTCCTCCAAAAGAGGCTTTCCATAATTCCCAAGCGGAATTTAATTTGGCTGATACCTTTTTGGGTCGCCTTTATAATGATCCCGACCCTCCTTTGGGTCCCCTAAGTTCGTTACCAAACGGTGCGAACCCAGAACAGTCAAACTCTGTTCCTTTTGAGGTGTTCTCTTCTGATTCCCTGTCAAGAGAACAACTCCTGTTAGAGCAGGAAAAAGATCCTGAACTAACCTTGCTGTGCGACAAGGCAATCACCGAGGACGAAGCAGAAAACGTCCCGGTTTGTTTTTACCTTAAAAAGGGTATATTAATGAGAAAGTGGAGACCACCAGATGTATCCGCATTTGATGAGTGGCGAGTTTATCACCAAGTGGTCGTTCCTAAAGTCTATAGGTCTGATGTATTAAGTTTGGCACATGAGACGCCTTTTTCTGGTCATCTTGGCGTTAACAAAACATACCATCGTATTTTGAATCACTTCTTTTGGCCAAATCTTAAGAAAGATGTTTCTTATTTCTGTAGAACATGTCATACATGTCAACTAGTGGGTAAACCGAATCAAACAATCCCACCAGCACCACTTAAACCAATTCCCGCTTTTGAAGAGCCTTTTAGTAGAGTGATCATAGATTGCGTCGGTCCTCTACCGAAAACTAAATCTGGTAACCAGTATATGCTTACTATAATGTGCGCATCGACAAGGTTCCCCGAAGCTATTCCTGTTAGGGATATTAAGGCTAAGACCGTGTGTAAGGTTTTGATTAAATTCTTTACTTTGGTTGGTTTACCAAAGTCTGTTCAATCCGATCAGGGTTCAAATTTTATGTCAAGAGTTTTCCAACAAGCTATGTATCAGTTGAATATTAGACAAGTTACATCTAGCGCTTATCATCCACAAAGCCAAGGTGCGTTGGAAAGATTCCACCAAACATTGAAGAGTATGATTAGGacatattgttttgaaaatgtaaaagattgGGATGAAGGTGTTCATTTCTTAATGTTTGCTGCCCGAGAGTCAATTCAAGAGTCATTAGGGTTTAGCCCGTTCGAGCTTGTGTTTGGTCACAGAGTTCGTGGTCCActaaaaatgttgaaagaaaaGTGGATGTGCGAGACAGAAGACCTGAATATTCTTGATTATGTCTGTAAGTTCAAGTACAGACTTCACAGAGCATGTGAGATTGCCAGAGAAAACCTAAAGAGTGCTCAAAATAGCATGAAACTTAGATATGACAAACGTGCGGTAGATAGATCATTTTCACCTGGAAACAAGGTATTAGTGTTTTTGCCAGTTCCTAATTCACCATTGCATGCTCGATATTTTGGCCCTTATGTTATTCACAAAAAAGTGAGTGACACTGATTACATTGTTTTGACTCCGGACAGACGTAAATCCAAGAGATTGTGTCATATTAACATGCTTAAGAAATATTACGAGAGAAACTCTAAGGATAATAGTTTCAAGATTACGTCATCAATTGTTACTTCTGAAGTAGATTGTGAAGATGAGGTCGAAGGTCAAAATGTTCCAGAAATGTGTATTAAATTGCAAAATTCTGATGTAATGTCAAACCTTGATAAGAAGTTATGCCATTTGTCAACTGTTCAAAGTGAGCAAATCGGTTCATTGTTGCGAGATTTTTCACATCTATTTTCAGACAGTCCGACCAGGACTAATCTAGTGTATCACGATGTTGATGTGGGTGATTCGAAGTCAATTAAGCAACACCCATATAGAATGAATCCTGTAAAATCTAAGCATCTGCGTGATGAAATTCAGTATATGTTGAAACATGATATTATTGAACCTAGCGACAGTGAGTGGTCTTCTCCATGTATTTTGGTTCCCAAACCAGACGGAAGTTTTAGATTTTGTACCGATTATCGGAAAGTAAACACCGTTACACGGACCGATTCATACCCCATCCCTAGAGTGGATGATTGTATTGATAGAATTGGTAATGCAAGGTTCGTAACGAAGTTTGACTTGCTAAAAGGGTACTGGGAAATACCACTCACTGATCGAGCTAAGAGAGTGTCGGCATTCGTTACACCCGATGGGTTATTTCAATATAAAGTAATGCCGTTCGGAATGAAGAACGCTCCAGCGACATTCCAACGTTTGTTAAACAATATAACTGCCAGTTTAGAAAATTGTGAAGTTTATATTGATGACATTATTGTGTATAGCAACTCGTGGTATGAGCATGTAACTCGTATTAGATCACTTTTTGAGAAGTTAACTGAGGCAAATCTTACTGTAAATCTTGTCAAAAGTGAGATTGCACATGCAAATGTTATTTTTCTAGGTCACGTGGTTGGTCAAGGCGAGGTAAAACCCGTCAAGGCCAAGGTTGAGGCTATTGACAAATATCCAGTCCCAGCTACGAAAAAGCAATTAATGCGATTTTTAGGTATGGCTGGGTACTATAGGAGATTTTGTCGGAATTTTTCCGATGTTGCTGCTCCGCTCACGAATTTATTGAGTAAGAGCACAAAGTTTGTTTGGACAGAGAGTTGTCAAAATGCTTTTGATAAAGTCAAGGCAATCTTAATGAGTTCCCCTGTTTTAAGAGCTCCAAATTTTTCTAAGCAGTTTACGTTAGCAACAGACGCAAGTGATTTTGGTGTAGGCGCTGTTCTCTTACAAGTCGATGATCACGGTGTCGATCACCCAGTGTGTTATTTTTCAAAAAAGTTCAATTCACATCAAAAGAATTATTCCACCATTGAGAAGGAAACGTTATCTTTGTTGTTAGGACTTCAACATTTTGATGTTTACTTAGGCACTACTTCATTTCCAATTATCGTGCTAACCGATCATAATCCTTTAACGTTTTTGCAAAAGATGAGAAACAAGAATCAAAGATTGATTCGATGGAGCTTATTTTTGCAACagtataatttatgtattaagcacattaaaggaaaagaaaatgtcattcCAGATGTATTGTCAAGAGCATAA